Proteins from a genomic interval of Lysobacter arenosi:
- the ggt gene encoding gamma-glutamyltransferase, protein MRLLFTAVLLSLPLSAMCADRITGKPFATRSEVYAPHAIAATSHPLATQIALDVMKNGGSAVDAAIAANAALGLMEPTGSGVGGDLFAIVWDPKTKKLYGYNGSGRSPKSLTLAEFQRRGLTDIPPHGPLPVTVPGAVDAWFALHGRFGRKPIADDLAPAIRYAREGHPVHEVIAYYWGRSVPTLSKWPGFTEQFTIDGGGTGKRRGPQTGEMWRNPNLANTLEKIAKGGRDAFYKGDIARTIDAYFKANGGFLSYDDMASHQGEWVEPVSTDYRGYDVWELPPNGQGIAALQILNLLEPYDMKSYGFGSPEHVHLFAEAKKLAFADRARWYADPAFVGASAGSTVKKLISKDYAAQRGKLISMDKAAREVQPATPKELDEGDTIYMTVADSDGMMVSLIQSNYRGMGSGMAPPGLGFIFQDRGEQFVLKEGHPNSFEPGKRPFHTIIPAFVTKGGKPWLSFGVMGGAMQPQGHVQILLNLIDFGMNLQEAGDAPRIQHDGSTEPAGQATVMSDGGELDLETGYSYETVRALMRKGHSVRFADGPYGGYQAIMVNPNGGYVGASESRKDGQAAGY, encoded by the coding sequence ATGCGTCTGCTGTTCACCGCTGTCCTCCTGAGCCTCCCTCTTTCCGCCATGTGCGCCGACCGCATCACCGGCAAGCCCTTCGCCACTCGCAGCGAGGTCTACGCCCCGCATGCGATCGCCGCGACCTCGCATCCGCTGGCCACGCAGATCGCGCTGGACGTGATGAAGAACGGTGGCAGCGCGGTCGATGCCGCGATCGCCGCCAACGCCGCGCTTGGCCTGATGGAGCCGACCGGCAGTGGTGTCGGCGGTGACCTGTTCGCGATCGTCTGGGATCCGAAGACGAAGAAGCTGTACGGCTACAACGGCTCGGGCCGTTCGCCCAAGTCGCTGACCCTGGCCGAGTTCCAGCGTCGCGGCCTGACCGACATCCCGCCGCATGGCCCGCTGCCGGTGACGGTGCCCGGCGCGGTCGATGCCTGGTTCGCGCTGCATGGCCGCTTTGGTCGCAAGCCTATCGCCGACGACCTTGCGCCGGCCATCCGCTATGCCCGCGAAGGCCATCCGGTCCACGAAGTGATCGCCTATTACTGGGGTCGCAGCGTGCCGACGCTGTCGAAGTGGCCGGGCTTCACCGAGCAGTTCACGATCGACGGCGGCGGTACCGGTAAAAGACGCGGCCCGCAGACCGGCGAGATGTGGCGCAACCCGAACCTCGCCAACACCCTCGAGAAAATCGCCAAGGGCGGCCGCGATGCGTTCTACAAGGGCGACATCGCCCGCACCATCGACGCCTACTTCAAGGCCAACGGCGGCTTCCTCAGCTACGACGACATGGCTTCGCACCAGGGCGAATGGGTCGAGCCGGTCAGCACCGACTACCGCGGCTACGACGTCTGGGAACTGCCGCCCAATGGCCAGGGCATCGCCGCGCTGCAGATCCTCAACCTGCTCGAGCCCTATGACATGAAGTCCTACGGCTTCGGCAGCCCCGAGCACGTGCACCTGTTCGCCGAGGCCAAGAAGCTCGCCTTCGCCGATCGCGCGCGCTGGTATGCCGATCCGGCTTTCGTCGGTGCGTCCGCCGGATCGACGGTGAAGAAGCTGATCTCCAAGGACTACGCCGCCCAGCGCGGCAAGCTGATCTCGATGGACAAGGCCGCCAGGGAAGTCCAGCCGGCCACGCCGAAGGAACTCGACGAGGGCGACACCATCTACATGACCGTCGCCGATTCCGACGGCATGATGGTGTCGCTGATCCAGTCCAACTATCGCGGCATGGGCAGCGGCATGGCACCGCCGGGACTGGGCTTCATCTTCCAGGACCGTGGCGAGCAGTTCGTGCTCAAGGAAGGCCACCCCAATTCGTTCGAGCCGGGCAAGCGCCCGTTCCACACCATCATCCCGGCGTTCGTGACCAAGGGCGGCAAGCCGTGGCTGAGTTTCGGCGTGATGGGTGGCGCGATGCAGCCGCAGGGCCACGTGCAGATCCTGCTCAACCTGATCGACTTCGGCATGAACCTGCAGGAAGCCGGCGATGCGCCGCGCATCCAGCACGACGGCAGCACCGAGCCGGCCGGGCAGGCGACGGTGATGAGCGACGGCGGCGAGCTCGACCTGGAAACCGGCTACTCCTACGAGACCGTGCGCGCACTGATGCGCAAGGGTCACTCGGTGCGCTTCGCCGACGGCCCGTACGGCGGCTACCAGGCCATCATGGTCAATCCCAACGGCGGCTACGTCGGCGCCAGCGAATCGCGCAAGGACGGCCAGGCGGCAGGCTACTGA
- a CDS encoding ParA family protein, translating to MKTVLVASSKGGVGKTTIATHIAAQSAIDGLRTALVDADPQESSTRWAQRRALLDSAVLPLDGTRRKAWRKQLPDDTQRLVIDAPAGAMADDLDSFLDQADAILVPIQPSALDIDATVPFLDSLSRHPRVRKGSLRVGLVGNKIKPWTNASQQALELLAAWPYPVVAQLRDSQAYVVLTGLGKSLFDYHSAQVREHQDDWQPLLKWLKKP from the coding sequence ATGAAGACCGTGCTGGTGGCCAGTTCCAAAGGGGGCGTGGGCAAGACCACGATCGCCACCCATATCGCCGCGCAATCGGCCATCGATGGCCTGCGTACCGCGCTGGTCGATGCCGATCCACAGGAATCCTCCACCCGCTGGGCACAGCGCCGCGCACTGCTCGACAGCGCCGTGTTGCCGCTCGACGGCACCCGCCGCAAGGCCTGGCGCAAGCAGCTGCCCGATGACACCCAGCGCCTCGTGATCGACGCACCTGCCGGCGCGATGGCCGACGATCTCGACAGCTTCCTCGACCAGGCCGACGCCATCCTCGTCCCGATCCAGCCCTCGGCGCTGGATATCGACGCCACCGTGCCGTTCCTGGATTCGCTGTCCCGCCACCCGCGGGTGCGCAAGGGCTCACTGCGCGTGGGCCTGGTCGGCAACAAGATCAAGCCGTGGACCAATGCCTCGCAGCAGGCGCTCGAGCTGCTGGCCGCCTGGCCGTACCCGGTGGTGGCGCAGCTTCGCGACAGCCAGGCCTATGTGGTCCTGACCGGACTGGGCAAGAGCCTGTTCGACTACCACTCCGCGCAGGTGCGCGAGCACCAGGACGACTGGCAGCCTTTGCTGAAGTGGTTGAAGAAACCGTGA
- a CDS encoding beta-N-acetylhexosaminidase, with amino-acid sequence MKPQSALTAVATMTLAIGLAACQRPDATNAPAVGETTPAAATSAAVTPVIPRPAKVEPGQGRFVLSPDTRIAVVGGDAEATRIANDFAARLQKSRGFAPVVGTDASAKITLTVDPKASLPSDEAYTLDITTQGVKLTARAPAGLFYGAVTLWQLATADGAQGTAAIAAQRIEDAPRFQWRGMMLDVARHFRSTDEVKALLDQLALHKINTFHWHLTDDQGWRIEIKKYPKLTEVGGCRIPAGAAGRDAKGEPKPYCGYYTQDQIRDVVKYAADRYITIVPELDLPGHAQAAIAAYPELGVTGKAPPVSPDWGVHTWLFNTEDGTFTFLENVLDEMMALFPGKYIHLGGDEAAKDQWQQSAAVQAKIRELKLKDEMQLQSWFMGRLGNYIETHDRRLIGWDEILEGGPPADATVMSWRGTDGAIEAARAGHDVVLAPSPDLYLDHIQSELPDENPGRLDVFTLKQYYSYNVIPAQLNPEQAKHVLGAQANLWTEHQRTNERMQRAAFPRVAALAENVWTPTSRHDWQDFLQRMVPDMARYRASGFQASDSAFAVRFAAAPAADGKGALTLSTQSQFGEIRYTTDGSEPTASSPAYSQPLTVAVPTTVTANAFADGIAVAAPRKFTVDLRSLRSRGSHVLQSCKKGLALRMEDDAPAAGEGSERALLLADVFDPC; translated from the coding sequence ACCACACCCGCGGCAGCGACGTCCGCCGCCGTAACGCCGGTCATCCCGCGCCCGGCCAAGGTCGAACCGGGCCAGGGCCGCTTCGTGCTTTCTCCGGATACGCGCATCGCGGTGGTCGGCGGTGACGCCGAGGCCACCCGCATTGCCAATGATTTCGCCGCGCGCCTGCAGAAGTCGCGCGGCTTTGCCCCTGTTGTCGGCACCGATGCCTCGGCGAAGATCACCCTCACCGTCGATCCCAAGGCGTCGCTACCCAGCGACGAGGCCTACACGCTCGACATCACCACCCAGGGCGTGAAGCTCACCGCGCGCGCGCCGGCCGGGCTGTTCTACGGCGCGGTCACGCTGTGGCAGCTGGCCACCGCCGATGGCGCGCAGGGCACCGCCGCGATCGCCGCCCAGCGCATCGAGGACGCACCGCGCTTCCAGTGGCGCGGCATGATGCTCGACGTCGCCCGCCATTTCCGCAGCACCGACGAGGTCAAGGCGCTGCTCGACCAGCTGGCGCTGCACAAGATCAACACCTTCCACTGGCATCTGACCGATGACCAGGGCTGGCGCATCGAGATCAAGAAGTACCCGAAGCTGACCGAAGTGGGCGGGTGCCGCATCCCGGCCGGTGCCGCCGGCCGCGATGCCAAGGGTGAGCCGAAGCCCTACTGCGGCTACTACACCCAGGACCAGATCCGCGACGTGGTGAAGTACGCCGCCGATCGTTACATCACCATCGTCCCGGAGCTCGACCTGCCCGGCCATGCGCAGGCCGCCATTGCCGCGTATCCCGAACTCGGTGTGACGGGCAAGGCGCCGCCGGTATCGCCCGACTGGGGCGTGCACACCTGGCTGTTCAACACCGAAGACGGCACCTTCACCTTCCTCGAGAACGTGCTCGACGAGATGATGGCGTTGTTCCCCGGCAAGTACATCCACCTCGGCGGCGACGAGGCCGCGAAGGACCAGTGGCAGCAGTCCGCGGCGGTGCAGGCAAAGATCCGCGAGCTCAAGCTCAAGGACGAGATGCAGCTGCAGAGCTGGTTCATGGGGCGCCTTGGCAACTACATCGAAACGCACGACCGCCGCCTGATCGGCTGGGACGAGATCCTCGAAGGCGGTCCGCCGGCCGATGCCACCGTGATGTCGTGGCGCGGCACCGACGGCGCGATCGAAGCGGCGCGCGCAGGCCACGACGTGGTGCTGGCGCCGTCGCCGGACCTGTACCTCGACCACATCCAGAGCGAGTTGCCGGACGAGAACCCCGGTCGCCTCGACGTGTTCACGCTGAAGCAGTACTACAGCTACAACGTCATCCCGGCGCAGCTCAATCCGGAGCAGGCCAAGCACGTGCTCGGCGCGCAGGCCAACCTGTGGACCGAGCACCAGCGCACCAACGAACGCATGCAGCGCGCGGCATTCCCGCGCGTGGCGGCATTGGCCGAGAACGTCTGGACGCCGACCAGCCGACACGATTGGCAGGACTTCCTGCAGCGCATGGTGCCGGACATGGCGCGCTATCGCGCCAGCGGTTTCCAGGCCTCCGACAGCGCCTTCGCCGTGCGCTTCGCCGCGGCCCCGGCGGCTGATGGCAAGGGCGCGCTGACGTTGTCCACCCAAAGCCAGTTCGGTGAAATCCGCTACACCACGGACGGCAGCGAACCGACGGCGTCGTCGCCGGCGTACAGCCAGCCGCTGACCGTGGCCGTGCCGACGACCGTCACCGCCAACGCCTTCGCCGACGGCATCGCCGTAGCCGCGCCGCGCAAGTTCACCGTCGACCTGCGCAGCCTGCGCTCGCGTGGAAGCCACGTCCTGCAGTCGTGCAAGAAGGGCCTGGCGCTGCGCATGGAAGACGACGCGCCGGCCGCCGGCGAGGGCAGCGAGCGCGCCCTGCTGCTGGCCGACGTGTTCGATCCGTGCTGA
- a CDS encoding carbohydrate-binding protein, translating into MTHLEVRVGQLPHNFQLWRDAKLVVTRPATVPGGALEVRLDGCEGKPVATLPLAPARKSDGLTTLQATLPATTGKHDLCFIFASGEYNPMWVVDEVALLP; encoded by the coding sequence ATGACTCATCTGGAAGTCCGGGTCGGGCAGCTGCCGCACAACTTCCAGTTGTGGCGCGATGCCAAGCTGGTGGTCACGCGTCCGGCCACTGTCCCCGGCGGTGCCCTGGAAGTGCGCCTGGACGGTTGCGAGGGCAAGCCGGTGGCGACGCTGCCGCTGGCCCCGGCGCGCAAGTCCGACGGCCTGACCACCCTGCAGGCGACGCTGCCGGCCACCACCGGCAAGCACGACCTGTGCTTCATCTTCGCCTCGGGCGAGTACAACCCGATGTGGGTCGTGGACGAGGTCGCGCTGCTGCCCTGA
- a CDS encoding SixA phosphatase family protein encodes MRELILLRHAHAEPAGNGQADLDRPLSAEGLAEAEAAGRWLAANKLVPDCVLCSPSRRTRETLEAVLGAIGYVDQRIEPSIYEATPGTLIALADTHGESERLMVVGHNPGLERLAALLHSGQSGDYRGMPPGGIAVLSVPAGTSLEPGVAQLSAFWWP; translated from the coding sequence ATGCGTGAATTGATCCTGCTGCGCCATGCCCACGCCGAACCTGCCGGTAACGGCCAGGCCGACCTGGACCGCCCCCTCTCGGCCGAAGGGCTGGCCGAGGCCGAAGCTGCCGGCCGCTGGCTGGCGGCCAACAAGCTGGTGCCCGACTGCGTGCTGTGTTCGCCCTCGCGGCGTACCCGCGAAACACTGGAAGCCGTGCTGGGCGCGATCGGCTATGTCGACCAGCGCATCGAACCGTCGATCTACGAGGCGACCCCGGGGACGCTGATCGCCCTCGCCGATACCCACGGCGAGTCCGAGCGCTTGATGGTGGTCGGCCACAACCCCGGTCTGGAACGACTGGCCGCGCTGCTGCACAGCGGCCAGTCCGGCGATTACCGCGGCATGCCGCCCGGCGGCATCGCCGTGCTGAGCGTGCCCGCCGGGACCAGCCTGGAGCCGGGAGTGGCCCAGCTCAGCGCTTTCTGGTGGCCGTGA
- a CDS encoding AEC family transporter, with protein sequence MAFDAFALILAMLVLGYVFQRLRALPADAGRTLNLVVLYVCLPAAVLRYAPRLQLEPALLAVAAVPWLLLGATVVLVCLLSRWLRLRRDEHAVLLLTVALGNTSFLGYPLTRALIGEHALPYAVVYDQFGVFLMLSTFGLWVLAHYGGEHTPTARDMALRVVKFPPLWALLVGFTVMPEHPPGWIEGGLQRLSEALLPLAMLTIGLSVRLTLPRDELKPLAVGLALKLALMPALAVLLVPLLGLQGEMARATVLESAMPPMVTAGALAIGHGLAPRLAAAMVGYGVLLSLLTLPLWAQWGS encoded by the coding sequence ATGGCCTTCGACGCCTTCGCCCTGATCCTGGCGATGCTGGTGCTGGGCTATGTCTTCCAGCGCCTGCGCGCATTGCCGGCGGATGCGGGGCGGACCCTGAACCTGGTGGTCCTGTACGTCTGCCTGCCGGCTGCAGTGCTGCGCTACGCCCCGCGCCTGCAGCTGGAACCGGCGTTGCTGGCCGTCGCCGCGGTGCCGTGGCTGCTGCTCGGCGCAACCGTGGTGCTGGTCTGCCTGCTGTCGCGATGGCTGCGCCTGCGCCGCGACGAGCACGCCGTGCTGCTGCTAACTGTCGCCCTGGGCAACACCAGCTTCCTCGGCTATCCGCTGACGCGCGCGCTGATCGGCGAGCACGCGCTGCCATACGCCGTGGTCTACGACCAGTTCGGCGTGTTCCTGATGCTGTCGACCTTCGGCCTGTGGGTGCTGGCGCACTACGGCGGCGAACACACGCCCACTGCGCGCGACATGGCGCTGCGGGTAGTGAAGTTCCCGCCGCTGTGGGCACTGCTGGTCGGCTTCACCGTCATGCCCGAGCACCCGCCGGGCTGGATCGAGGGCGGCCTGCAACGGCTGTCCGAAGCGCTGTTGCCGCTGGCGATGCTGACGATAGGACTGTCGGTGCGGCTGACCCTGCCGCGCGACGAACTCAAGCCGCTGGCGGTCGGGCTGGCGCTGAAGCTGGCGCTGATGCCGGCCCTGGCTGTGCTGCTGGTGCCGCTGCTGGGGTTGCAGGGCGAGATGGCCCGCGCGACGGTGCTCGAATCGGCCATGCCGCCGATGGTCACCGCCGGCGCGCTCGCGATCGGCCACGGCCTGGCGCCGCGACTGGCGGCGGCGATGGTCGGTTACGGGGTGTTGCTGTCACTGTTGACCCTGCCGCTGTGGGCGCAGTGGGGTAGCTGA
- a CDS encoding tetratricopeptide repeat protein, with protein MTALLAATGAVSAQTLPKPAEFYFAADANTVKPVIAVRETGDVAMEKLAKTVERNPRAKAEVAQLAHLAMDAGRADLGRQLYARALRQIDRSDGMWRSVIWNYGWDLYRTGDSEGAFAQWRTLLEARSVTASWIPPTFAIALWSLGRKDEAVQWYAAAVRTEPQQWNTASQFARLLPEWREDERATLTEVQAAWAANPPTLP; from the coding sequence ATGACGGCCTTGTTGGCCGCCACCGGCGCCGTGTCGGCGCAAACCTTGCCCAAGCCGGCCGAGTTTTATTTCGCCGCCGATGCCAATACCGTCAAACCGGTGATCGCCGTGCGCGAAACCGGCGACGTGGCGATGGAAAAACTCGCCAAGACCGTCGAGCGCAACCCGCGCGCCAAGGCCGAGGTCGCGCAGCTCGCGCACCTGGCAATGGATGCCGGACGCGCCGACCTCGGTCGCCAGCTCTATGCGCGCGCACTGCGACAGATCGATCGCAGCGACGGCATGTGGCGATCGGTGATCTGGAACTACGGCTGGGACCTGTATCGCACCGGCGACAGCGAAGGCGCGTTCGCGCAGTGGCGCACGCTGCTGGAAGCGCGCAGCGTGACTGCTTCGTGGATTCCGCCGACCTTCGCCATCGCGCTGTGGTCGCTGGGCCGCAAGGACGAAGCCGTGCAGTGGTATGCCGCGGCGGTACGCACCGAGCCGCAGCAGTGGAACACGGCGAGCCAGTTCGCGCGCCTGCTGCCGGAGTGGCGCGAAGACGAGCGCGCCACGCTGACCGAAGTGCAGGCCGCCTGGGCCGCCAATCCGCCGACCTTGCCTTGA
- a CDS encoding putative 2OG-Fe(II) oxygenase, giving the protein MQSPEVTALLRRAWAALQQGQPVAARADCEAALQRAPESFDAWRLYAVVLQGQGDTGRCRGALERALALRPGDGGTALDLGTLWLQSGDGATALPLLATAMRALPEEPRAAFRYGTAAFLCADFAAAASGFEAATRLDPQWTQAWNNLAAARGRLQQYPSAITAARNALRLDPNAASSHQALASLLSNLFDRPSLEEGLRCALRALQLDPSLAEAHRNAAIVLRKLGEPARAEAHARQALQRAPRDIDTIDTLGEQLLLNGDTAGAVATYAQALAAGVNSPILQRQHGIALLQDGQPQPASAALSQALQAQPDDQRAIAHLGVALAAQGRATAASQWLGLHRHVHAVELSPPDAYIDRDSFHTALAADIRRHSQQRWEPAGLAARNAYLSGDLLADRTTAIVGFEERLRAAIEAFVQRCRAQAAGERADNNVPGDALPGDMFLRNVPGNYRLHVWATQAAERGYIDTHIHEDSWLSGAYYVELPPAIRADDSSHAGWIEFGRPFGKLPQWPESELRRVCPEAGTLLLFPSYLFHRTLPYSGSGERISISFDLAAI; this is encoded by the coding sequence ATGCAATCTCCCGAGGTGACGGCGCTGCTGCGTCGCGCCTGGGCGGCGCTGCAGCAGGGCCAGCCGGTCGCGGCCCGCGCCGATTGCGAAGCGGCCCTGCAGCGGGCGCCGGAGTCGTTCGACGCCTGGCGCCTGTATGCCGTGGTGCTGCAGGGGCAGGGCGACACCGGCCGTTGCCGCGGCGCGCTCGAACGCGCGCTGGCGCTGCGTCCCGGCGACGGCGGTACCGCCCTCGACCTGGGTACGTTGTGGCTGCAGTCCGGTGACGGCGCCACCGCCTTGCCGTTGCTGGCAACTGCCATGCGCGCGTTGCCGGAGGAACCGCGCGCGGCATTCCGCTACGGCACGGCGGCCTTCCTGTGCGCTGATTTCGCTGCCGCCGCGTCCGGCTTCGAAGCCGCGACCCGGCTCGACCCGCAGTGGACCCAGGCCTGGAACAACCTCGCCGCCGCGCGCGGGCGATTGCAGCAATACCCGTCGGCGATCACGGCTGCGCGCAATGCGCTGCGACTGGATCCCAATGCCGCCAGCTCGCACCAGGCGCTGGCTTCGCTGCTGTCGAACCTGTTCGACCGCCCCTCGCTGGAGGAAGGCCTGCGCTGTGCGCTGCGCGCGTTGCAGCTCGATCCGTCACTGGCCGAGGCACACCGCAACGCCGCCATCGTGCTGCGCAAGCTCGGCGAGCCGGCGCGCGCGGAAGCGCACGCACGACAAGCGCTGCAACGGGCACCGCGCGATATCGACACCATCGACACGCTGGGCGAGCAACTGCTGCTCAACGGCGACACCGCCGGCGCCGTGGCGACCTACGCACAGGCGCTGGCCGCGGGCGTGAACTCGCCGATCCTGCAGCGCCAGCACGGCATCGCCCTGCTCCAGGACGGTCAACCGCAGCCGGCCAGCGCAGCGTTGTCGCAGGCATTGCAGGCGCAACCGGACGACCAGCGCGCAATCGCCCACCTCGGCGTCGCCCTGGCGGCGCAGGGTCGGGCCACCGCCGCGAGCCAATGGCTGGGCCTGCATCGGCACGTGCACGCCGTGGAGCTGTCGCCGCCGGATGCGTACATCGATCGCGACAGCTTCCATACCGCACTGGCCGCCGACATCCGCCGCCACAGCCAGCAGCGCTGGGAACCGGCCGGACTGGCGGCGCGCAATGCCTATCTCAGCGGCGATCTGCTCGCCGACCGCACCACCGCGATCGTCGGCTTCGAGGAACGATTGCGCGCGGCGATCGAAGCCTTCGTGCAGCGCTGCCGCGCACAGGCGGCCGGCGAGCGCGCCGACAACAACGTCCCAGGGGACGCGCTCCCAGGCGACATGTTCCTGCGCAACGTGCCGGGCAATTACCGCCTGCACGTCTGGGCGACCCAGGCCGCCGAGCGCGGCTACATCGACACCCACATCCACGAGGACTCGTGGTTGTCAGGCGCCTATTACGTGGAGTTGCCGCCGGCGATCCGTGCCGATGACAGCAGCCATGCCGGCTGGATCGAGTTCGGCCGGCCGTTCGGCAAGCTTCCGCAATGGCCGGAGTCGGAGCTGCGCCGGGTCTGCCCTGAGGCAGGCACGCTGCTGCTGTTCCCGTCCTACCTGTTCCATCGGACGCTGCCTTACAGCGGCAGCGGCGAACGCATCAGCATTTCCTTCGACCTGGCCGCCATCTGA
- a CDS encoding AAA family ATPase produces the protein MSELQDLTALIRANTPLIVIETRDEARVVELFRQALMQVWRALHRWSITEGLRRIDLDKEDPPEVAPDASTTLHAIRDATQRGIYLLLDIHPYLGYASTQRLLRDIIQRRDCQPHVLVLVGHKVELPPELDALAVRFTPRLPDANALLKLVREEAEAYAREHGGRRVEADAEAVKQIVRNLRGLDPIDARRITRHLLHDDGALGPGDLPQLAKLKFELLNRSGHLHYEYDSARMEEVAGARRFKRWIEQRRGVFTSGEAPPGLDPPKGVLLLGVQGCGKSMLAKAVAAGFGVPLVRLDFGTLYDKFHGETEKNLRAALTSAEQLEPCVLWIDEIEKGLAGDGGDSDGGVSRRVLGYLLTWMAERKSRVFLVATANQIDALPPELLRKGRFDEIFFVDLPDAAAREQLFGLHLRRRSLDPTSFEMASLVAASDGFSGAEIEQAIVAALYSAHAAQAPLNDFTLRAEIKQTRPLSVLMAEQVQSLREWANGRTVPAD, from the coding sequence ATGAGCGAACTGCAGGACCTGACCGCGCTTATCCGCGCAAACACTCCCCTGATCGTCATCGAGACCCGCGACGAGGCGCGCGTGGTCGAACTGTTCCGGCAAGCACTGATGCAGGTGTGGCGCGCGCTGCACCGCTGGTCGATCACCGAGGGCCTGCGCCGGATCGACTTGGACAAGGAAGACCCGCCGGAAGTCGCGCCGGATGCGTCCACCACGCTGCATGCGATCCGCGATGCCACCCAGCGCGGCATCTACCTGTTGCTGGATATCCATCCCTACCTGGGCTACGCCAGCACCCAGCGCCTGCTGCGCGACATCATCCAGCGCCGCGACTGCCAGCCGCACGTGCTGGTGCTGGTCGGCCACAAGGTCGAACTGCCGCCGGAACTGGATGCACTGGCCGTGCGCTTCACGCCGCGCCTGCCCGACGCCAATGCACTGCTCAAGCTGGTGCGCGAGGAGGCCGAGGCCTACGCCCGCGAGCATGGCGGGCGCCGGGTCGAAGCCGACGCCGAGGCGGTGAAGCAGATCGTGCGCAACCTGCGCGGCCTCGACCCGATCGATGCACGTCGCATCACCCGCCACCTGCTGCACGACGACGGTGCGCTCGGCCCGGGCGACCTGCCGCAGTTGGCCAAGCTCAAGTTCGAGCTGCTCAACCGCAGCGGCCACCTGCACTACGAGTACGACAGCGCGCGCATGGAAGAGGTCGCCGGTGCGCGCCGCTTCAAGCGCTGGATCGAGCAGCGTCGCGGCGTGTTCACCAGCGGCGAGGCGCCGCCCGGGCTCGACCCGCCCAAGGGCGTGCTGTTGCTGGGCGTGCAGGGCTGCGGCAAGTCGATGCTCGCCAAGGCCGTCGCCGCCGGCTTCGGCGTGCCACTGGTGCGGCTGGACTTCGGCACGCTCTACGACAAGTTCCATGGCGAGACCGAGAAGAACCTGCGCGCGGCGTTGACCTCGGCCGAGCAGCTGGAACCGTGCGTGCTGTGGATCGACGAGATCGAGAAGGGCTTGGCCGGCGACGGCGGCGACAGCGACGGCGGCGTCTCGCGCCGCGTGCTGGGCTACCTGCTGACGTGGATGGCCGAGCGCAAGTCGCGGGTGTTCCTGGTCGCCACCGCCAACCAGATCGATGCGCTGCCGCCGGAGCTGCTGCGCAAGGGCCGCTTCGACGAGATCTTCTTCGTCGACCTGCCCGACGCGGCCGCGCGCGAGCAGCTGTTCGGCCTGCACCTGCGCCGGCGCTCGCTGGATCCGACCAGCTTCGAGATGGCCTCGCTGGTCGCGGCCAGCGATGGCTTTTCCGGCGCCGAGATCGAGCAGGCCATCGTCGCCGCGCTGTACTCGGCGCACGCGGCACAGGCGCCATTGAACGACTTCACCCTGCGCGCCGAGATCAAGCAGACCCGACCGTTGTCGGTGCTGATGGCCGAGCAGGTGCAGTCGCTGCGCGAATGGGCCAACGGGCGGACGGTGCCGGCGGACTGA